Sequence from the Pseudomonas sp. LS.1a genome:
GCAGCAGCATGCCGAGGGTAGCGGCAATCAGCGGTTTACGCATGGAGCATCTCCGAAAAATACAGGGAGTCAGATGTAGTTATTGGACGAGAATTGCCTGCGCCAGTTCCAGATCGCCGACGCGTTGCCGTGCGCAATTGTGGCGTAATGATTCCAGCGCTGCTTCAAGCCGCGCACCGCGGATCTGGCCGTCGCTGGCGACGAAGGCAGCGGCATCGTCGTGGGCCTGGCGGACCAGTTTGCGGTCGAACGGTGCGGTGGTGACCTGGCTGGTGACATAGCCGGTGATGACCAGCCCTTGCGTGGTGGTATCCATGGCATGGGCGCTGGCCACGCCAACAACGGAGAACAGCAACGGCAACAGATAACGCATGGGCTCTACGACAGCTGGAAACGTGGGCGGCAAAGGTGAGTACGGCTGTGCTGGTAGTGACCAGCACAGCTGAACGGTTCAGCCGGGGTCAGAGCGCCAGGATGGCCTGGGCCAGTTGTGCATCGCTGGCCTGCAGGGCAGGCATCTGCGAGCGGATGTGCAGGAAAGCGCTTTCCAGCTTGGCGCCGCGGATGTCGCCCTGGCTGCCAACGAAGCTGGCGGCGTCGTCACGGGCGGCCTGGACGATCTTGTCGTCACGGAACGAGGAGGAAATATCGGAAGTGGCATCGGTGGACGCGGCCACTGCGCCAACGACGGCGTCAGTGGTGACAACGAAGCTGGTGGCGTTTGCGGTGCCGGCCAGGCTCAGCATCAGAGCGGCGCCAATCAGGTATTTGCGGGACATGATCGTGGACTCCTGGACTAGGGTCGGGTGGTTCTGTTTATCGGACGCTCACACAGCTCGTCGCGGTACTTTCAACAGTGCGTTCTACCAGACTGTTACACCAAGCGTATCACGCGCCGGTGTTTCTGGATGTTAATGAACAGCGCGCTCATGAACTGTACCTGTGTATTTTTGTTTTTCACAAACTGTATTGGTAAGTTTGCGGAAAGGCTCTGTCATGCGGCCTGCAAACAAAAAACCCGTCGCAGTCACCTGCAACGGGTTTCGGGAATTCGCGGTGCCGGCCGAAGCCGGCAAGCCGGAGCTTAGCGCCAGAAAGGCTTGCTCAGCTCTTCGTAACGCTGCGACTCGCTGATACCGGCGTCGGCCAGCAGGCGGGCGTCCAGGCGAGCCAGTTGACGGCGGCTGGCCATGCGGCGCTGCCACAGCAGCAGGGTGGACAGAGCGCGCAGCGGCAGCGAAGCGTTGGATTGTTGGGCGTTGCTTTCAAAAACCAGACCGGAACTGAGGGTACGTTCCATGATGTTTCATCCTTCCGCTTATGGCGGGATTAGGTAGTGATTTAACTGATGCCAATGATCCTCCTCTGTCGTCCATAACAGTAGATACAGTTCGGTTGAAAGACGATGGTCCAGTTAACTGTGTAACCCTACTGTTGCACCCGAAACTGGCGTAACTGTACTGGTCCGCACTTATTTGGTGCGTTTTGGTTCGAGGAAGGGAATTTCTCAGCCAGTAAGGTGTGAAAACACCAGTACAGTAGTACAGATTATGTTGCAAATTGCGGCGGGGGGTGTTGATGAAAGGGTTTGACTGTTATGGCCCATTCGCGGGCAAGCCCGCGAAGAGCCCGGAACAGCGGAAGCAGGGCCGCCGTTCCGTACCACATCTGGATCAGCTAGCCAGCATGCGCCCGGTTTCTTCCAGGTTCTCGTGCCAGCTCAAGGCTTCGCGCAGGATGTGCGGGGTGTGGCCGCCACGCTGGCAGGCACGATCGAAGTAGTCGTTCAGTGCCGCGCGGTAGTCTGGGTGCACACAGTTGTCGATGATCGCCCGGGCCCGCTCGCGTGGCGCCAGGCCTCGCAGGTCGGCAAGGCCTTGCTCGGTGACCAGGATGTCCACATCGTGCTCGGTGTGGTCGACATGGCTGACCATCGGCACCACGCTGGAAATCGCGCCACCCTTGGCAATCGACTTGGTGACGAACACGGCCAGGTGGGCGTTACGGGCGAAGTCACCCGAGCCACCGATGCCGTTCATCATCTTGGTGCCGCAGACGTGGGTGGAGTTGACGTTGCCGTAGATATCGAACTCCAGCGCAGTGTTGATACCGATGATGCCCAGGCGACGGACGACTTCCGGGTGGTTGGAGATTTCTTGCGGGCGCAGCACCAGCTTGTCTTTGTAACGCTCCAGATTGCCGAACACGTCGGCGTTGCGGCGGGTCGACAAGGTGATCGAGCTGCCCGAAGCGAAGCTCAGTTTGCCGGCGTCGATCAGGTCGAAGGTGGAGTCCTGCAGTACTTCGGAGTACATGGTCAGGTCTTCGAACGGCGACTCGATCAGGCCGCACATCACTGCGTTGGCGATACTGCCGATACCGGCCTGCAGCGGGCCAAGCTTGTTGGTCATGCGGCCAGCTTCGACTTCTTTCTTGAAGAAGTTGATCAGGTGGTCGGCGATGCCCTGGGTTTCGTCATCCGGCGGCAGTACGGTGGACGGCGAGTCCGGCTGGTCGCTGATGACGATGCCGACGATCTTGGCCGGGTCGATCGGGATGGCGGTGCTGCCGATACGGTCGTCGACCTTGACCAGCGGGATTGGCGTGCGGGTCGGGCGGTAGGTCGGGATATAGATGTCGTGCAGGCCTTCGAGGTTGGTGTTGTGCGAGAGGTTGATCTCGACGATCACCTGCTTGGCGAAGATCGCGAAGCTGGCCGAGTTGCCCACCGAGGTGGTTGGTACGATATGGCCTTGTTCGGTGATGGCCACGGCTTCGATGACCGCGATGTCCGGCAGCTTCAGCTGCTGGTTGCGCAGTTGCTCGACGGTTTCCGACAGGTGCTGGTCGATGAACATCACCTGGCCGTCGTTGATGGCCTTGCGCAGGGTGCTGTCGACCTGGA
This genomic interval carries:
- a CDS encoding DUF2388 domain-containing protein; translated protein: MRYLLPLLFSVVGVASAHAMDTTTQGLVITGYVTSQVTTAPFDRKLVRQAHDDAAAFVASDGQIRGARLEAALESLRHNCARQRVGDLELAQAILVQ
- a CDS encoding DUF2388 domain-containing protein, which produces MSRKYLIGAALMLSLAGTANATSFVVTTDAVVGAVAASTDATSDISSSFRDDKIVQAARDDAASFVGSQGDIRGAKLESAFLHIRSQMPALQASDAQLAQAILAL
- a CDS encoding DUF1127 domain-containing protein yields the protein MERTLSSGLVFESNAQQSNASLPLRALSTLLLWQRRMASRRQLARLDARLLADAGISESQRYEELSKPFWR
- a CDS encoding acetyl-CoA hydrolase/transferase family protein, which codes for MYRDRIRLSSLHSKVMSAADAAGLIEDGMTVGMSGFTRAGEAKAVPHALAERAKQSPLKISLMTGASLGNDLDKQLTEAGVLARRMPFQVDSTLRKAINDGQVMFIDQHLSETVEQLRNQQLKLPDIAVIEAVAITEQGHIVPTTSVGNSASFAIFAKQVIVEINLSHNTNLEGLHDIYIPTYRPTRTPIPLVKVDDRIGSTAIPIDPAKIVGIVISDQPDSPSTVLPPDDETQGIADHLINFFKKEVEAGRMTNKLGPLQAGIGSIANAVMCGLIESPFEDLTMYSEVLQDSTFDLIDAGKLSFASGSSITLSTRRNADVFGNLERYKDKLVLRPQEISNHPEVVRRLGIIGINTALEFDIYGNVNSTHVCGTKMMNGIGGSGDFARNAHLAVFVTKSIAKGGAISSVVPMVSHVDHTEHDVDILVTEQGLADLRGLAPRERARAIIDNCVHPDYRAALNDYFDRACQRGGHTPHILREALSWHENLEETGRMLAS